In Chloroflexaceae bacterium, the following proteins share a genomic window:
- a CDS encoding NAD(P)H-dependent oxidoreductase subunit E, giving the protein MPLDLIFCRHCAISRPNFLAMVKRLAAAHPQDIQLVELDCMAACDDVPAAMIDTEYFPRVNPREFEQQVLERLRALQGVTRD; this is encoded by the coding sequence ATGCCCCTCGACCTGATTTTTTGCCGCCACTGCGCGATCAGTCGCCCCAACTTCCTGGCGATGGTCAAGCGCCTCGCCGCTGCGCATCCTCAGGACATCCAACTGGTCGAGCTTGACTGCATGGCCGCCTGCGACGATGTACCGGCGGCGATGATCGATACCGAGTACTTCCCCAGGGTTAATCCTCGCGAGTTCGAGCAGCAAGTGTTGGAGCGCCTGCGCGCCCTGCAAGGCGTGACGCGCGACTAG
- a CDS encoding alpha/beta fold hydrolase, which translates to MNPSGVQATAWANITTRHLATLDIAYLQAGERGPAVVMLHGWGAFKELWWNTLRGLGRDYRCYALDLPGHGDSPLHRRDSIRELADAVGAFCDSLDLREIVLIGHSMGGAVAIALVLRRPDLVRRLVLVDAAVDAFRMPRFARTYLFPTFGWAIFRLVLFVARLFSPLGAQVPHAHRGGWVRPWLRRGAYMARADPDALYRTYRALFRARAGRRLARIHVPTLVISGQFDALVPREHSRRLARSIPQARFVEIPGALHNPMDERPQAFEQAVRAFLADGWETVADAHLFEHTPTFSTRQVTLMRLQRFLSRAAMDTETLLERLRRRRRRAGPALIVPYRGMGTPAMLHLSGRVLEDRGIKPADDADSRWTNLRANWRRFGSRELPYVRVRARFQEAVAETMTDVEGYFHLSLQPSAPLHDAPVQIVDLELPDLGVRAAGEVFVPPAGARCAIVSDIDDTVLQTYATDALKMLALTFLHNARTRLPFEGVAALYRALVAGPDGSSQNPIFYVSSSPWNLYDFLVDFLAYHGLPPGPLFLTDYGLDRDRLVRKGHRRHKLAAIARIATTYPHLRLVLIGDSGQHDPEIYLEVARTYPGRVVAIYIRHVSHERRAEEVRALSAEARRLNVPMVLAPTTDALAADAASRGLIAGPAG; encoded by the coding sequence ATGAATCCATCGGGTGTGCAAGCAACAGCCTGGGCGAACATTACTACGCGGCATCTTGCCACGCTCGACATCGCCTACCTCCAGGCAGGTGAGCGCGGACCGGCTGTGGTGATGCTCCACGGCTGGGGGGCCTTCAAAGAGTTGTGGTGGAACACCCTCCGCGGCCTGGGCCGTGACTATCGCTGTTACGCCCTCGATCTCCCCGGCCATGGAGACTCGCCGCTCCACCGCCGCGACAGCATTCGCGAACTGGCCGACGCCGTCGGCGCGTTCTGCGACAGCCTCGATCTCCGCGAGATTGTGCTGATCGGCCACTCCATGGGCGGCGCCGTAGCCATTGCTCTGGTCCTGCGCCGCCCGGACCTCGTGCGCCGCCTGGTGCTGGTGGACGCGGCGGTAGATGCCTTCCGGATGCCCCGCTTCGCCCGAACCTACCTGTTCCCTACCTTCGGCTGGGCGATCTTTCGCCTGGTACTGTTCGTCGCGCGCCTCTTCAGCCCCCTGGGCGCGCAGGTGCCCCATGCTCACCGCGGCGGCTGGGTGCGGCCCTGGCTGCGACGCGGCGCCTACATGGCCCGCGCCGATCCCGACGCGCTGTACCGGACCTACCGCGCCCTCTTCCGCGCCCGCGCCGGTCGCCGGCTCGCGCGTATTCACGTGCCCACGCTAGTGATCAGCGGGCAGTTCGACGCGCTGGTGCCCCGCGAGCACTCCCGTCGTCTGGCCCGGAGCATTCCGCAGGCGCGCTTCGTGGAGATTCCCGGGGCGCTGCACAATCCGATGGATGAGCGCCCCCAGGCCTTTGAGCAAGCCGTGCGCGCCTTTCTTGCCGATGGATGGGAGACCGTGGCGGATGCGCACCTTTTCGAGCACACGCCTACGTTTTCAACAAGACAGGTAACGCTGATGCGTCTGCAACGGTTCCTCAGTCGCGCCGCCATGGACACGGAAACTTTGCTCGAACGGCTACGGCGCCGCAGGCGGCGGGCCGGTCCAGCGCTGATCGTTCCCTATCGGGGGATGGGCACGCCGGCGATGCTGCACCTCAGCGGGCGCGTGCTCGAAGATCGGGGCATCAAGCCTGCTGACGATGCGGATTCTCGCTGGACCAACCTGCGCGCCAACTGGCGCCGCTTCGGCTCGCGCGAATTGCCCTACGTGCGTGTGCGCGCCAGGTTTCAGGAGGCGGTGGCTGAAACCATGACCGACGTGGAGGGCTATTTTCACCTCAGCCTGCAACCGAGCGCCCCCCTTCATGATGCGCCCGTGCAAATCGTAGACCTGGAGTTGCCAGACCTGGGAGTGCGCGCTGCTGGCGAGGTCTTCGTTCCGCCAGCAGGCGCCCGGTGCGCCATCGTGAGCGACATTGACGATACGGTGCTGCAGACCTACGCCACGGACGCGCTCAAGATGCTTGCGTTGACCTTTCTGCACAACGCGCGCACGCGCCTGCCCTTCGAAGGCGTGGCGGCGCTTTACCGGGCGCTCGTCGCCGGACCGGACGGTTCGAGCCAGAATCCCATTTTCTATGTATCGAGCAGCCCGTGGAACCTGTACGACTTTCTGGTTGATTTTCTGGCCTATCACGGCCTGCCTCCGGGGCCGTTGTTTCTCACTGACTATGGTCTTGACCGCGACCGTCTGGTCCGTAAGGGTCATCGGCGGCACAAACTGGCGGCTATCGCACGTATCGCCACGACCTATCCGCATCTGCGGCTGGTGCTGATTGGCGACAGCGGCCAGCACGACCCGGAGATCTACCTGGAAGTTGCGCGCACCTATCCCGGGCGCGTGGTGGCTAT
- a CDS encoding metallopeptidase family protein: MTPVHVEAYNAPMDSARFEQLVIEALDSLPDEFSAYLENVEIIVARRPTREQRRMLGLKPWQSVYGMYHGVPLTERAGNSLVMPDTIVIFQEPLERDFRTIEALRAQVRRTVLHEIAHVFGISDDRLRELGAY, translated from the coding sequence TTGACACCCGTTCACGTCGAAGCGTATAATGCCCCTATGGACAGCGCCAGGTTTGAACAGCTCGTCATCGAGGCTCTGGACAGCCTGCCCGATGAGTTTTCCGCCTATCTGGAAAACGTTGAGATCATCGTGGCGCGCCGGCCCACCCGCGAACAGCGCCGCATGTTGGGGTTGAAACCCTGGCAGTCGGTGTATGGAATGTACCACGGCGTTCCACTCACCGAACGGGCGGGCAATTCCCTGGTGATGCCCGACACGATCGTGATCTTTCAAGAACCGCTCGAACGCGATTTCCGCACCATCGAGGCGCTGCGCGCCCAGGTGCGGCGCACCGTGCTTCACGAGATCGCCCACGTCTTTGGCATCAGCGATGATCGCCTGCGTGAGCTCGGGGCTTACTGA
- a CDS encoding glycosyl hydrolase family 18 protein, whose protein sequence is MRRPPPFGALLLGALYILALLVAGFLFAETLNLARRLPEVQAAAATAQVAPTSMPAPPLRIVLPTPVPPTPVPTAADPRAGPVSYHPKSGRYIVVWLPPLFEGGARESFFANADIIDDISPFWYSTDASGRIYGTRNDDLVRIAHEHNVRIIPSIHNVTANPNAVVTVLRNPQLRARHVQNILDEVLARGYDGIDIDYEGLDPALRRDFSAFIAELAAALHRHERVLTVAVHAKDSDWGGLGGFQDWAELGKHVDQLRIMTYDYHWRGSGPGPVAPAYWIESVAEYARSVVDPSKVLIGVHFYGYDWPPGGPATARPWKTLEEIIATQGVTVNFRERDARGRVGESTFSYRSPQGWREVWFMTEVGLADKIKTVQTQDLAGIAIWQLGYEQPEYWRAIRASLVEDATLVQRAINPLLPDH, encoded by the coding sequence ATGCGACGCCCGCCCCCCTTCGGCGCTCTCCTCCTCGGCGCGCTATACATTCTCGCGCTGCTGGTTGCCGGCTTCCTGTTCGCTGAGACGCTTAACCTCGCCCGGCGGCTGCCCGAGGTGCAGGCTGCCGCGGCTACCGCGCAGGTCGCCCCGACCAGCATGCCCGCGCCGCCCCTGCGTATCGTATTGCCAACTCCCGTGCCGCCCACACCGGTCCCTACCGCCGCCGATCCTCGTGCCGGCCCGGTCAGTTACCATCCTAAGAGCGGGCGTTACATTGTGGTCTGGTTGCCGCCGCTGTTTGAGGGCGGCGCGCGTGAGTCGTTTTTCGCTAATGCCGACATTATTGACGACATCAGCCCCTTCTGGTACTCCACCGACGCCAGCGGGCGGATCTACGGAACCCGCAACGACGATCTGGTACGCATCGCCCACGAGCATAACGTCCGCATCATTCCATCGATCCACAATGTGACCGCCAATCCGAACGCCGTCGTCACGGTGCTGCGTAACCCGCAGCTTCGCGCCCGCCACGTGCAGAACATTCTGGATGAGGTGCTGGCCCGCGGCTACGACGGGATTGATATTGATTACGAGGGTCTCGATCCTGCCCTGCGCAGAGATTTCTCGGCCTTCATCGCCGAACTGGCCGCAGCCCTGCACCGCCACGAGCGTGTGCTCACCGTGGCGGTGCACGCTAAGGACAGTGATTGGGGCGGTCTGGGCGGCTTTCAGGACTGGGCGGAACTGGGGAAACACGTTGACCAGCTGCGGATCATGACCTACGATTACCACTGGCGCGGGAGCGGCCCCGGCCCGGTGGCTCCGGCCTACTGGATCGAATCAGTCGCCGAGTACGCCCGCTCGGTGGTCGATCCCTCTAAAGTGCTCATCGGCGTGCACTTCTACGGCTATGACTGGCCGCCCGGCGGCCCGGCAACCGCCCGCCCCTGGAAAACCCTCGAAGAGATTATCGCCACCCAGGGCGTGACCGTGAACTTCCGCGAACGGGACGCCCGTGGTCGAGTCGGGGAAAGCACCTTTTCTTACCGCTCGCCTCAGGGCTGGCGCGAAGTCTGGTTCATGACCGAGGTGGGCCTGGCCGATAAAATTAAGACCGTCCAGACCCAGGATCTCGCCGGCATCGCCATCTGGCAGCTCGGCTACGAACAACCTGAGTACTGGCGCGCCATTCGCGCCAGCCTGGTTGAAGACGCCACCCTGGTGCAACGGGCGATTAATCCGCTGTTGCCGGACCATTAG